In one window of Leptospira sp. WS92.C1 DNA:
- a CDS encoding IS256 family transposase translates to MRAEEEKAHLKVIQVDETQLKKDLSELVRGSVEETLNALLDEEADKLCKASRYERSPDRVATRAGSYNRNFETKAGKVKLKVPKLRTIPFESAIIDRYKRRESSVEEALMEMYLAGVSVRRVEDITESLWGTKVSPSTISKLNQKVFVQIDEWRIRPLTDEYPYVYLDGLYLKKSWGGEVRNVAILVAIGVNSEGYREVLGSMEGAREDKESWQAFLKHLKDRGLRGVNLIISDKCLGLVESIPYFFPESKWQRCIVHFYRNVFGKAPRSSFKVISQMLKALHSQENKEEALKKANFVAERLTEMKLKEAAKVISDGIEETLSYMDFPSEHWRKIRTNNPLERIIKEIKRRTKVVGAFPDGKSALMLATARLRHVASTKWGTKKYVDMEKLKELKTLKIMA, encoded by the coding sequence ATGAGGGCAGAAGAAGAAAAAGCACACTTGAAAGTAATCCAAGTGGATGAGACCCAGCTCAAGAAAGACTTGAGCGAACTCGTAAGAGGTTCAGTGGAAGAAACGCTGAACGCTCTCTTAGATGAGGAAGCGGATAAACTCTGCAAAGCCTCGAGGTATGAGAGAAGCCCGGATCGAGTAGCTACAAGAGCGGGTTCGTATAATAGAAACTTCGAAACAAAAGCGGGAAAAGTAAAGTTAAAAGTTCCCAAACTAAGAACAATTCCGTTTGAGTCGGCGATCATCGATCGATACAAGCGACGGGAGAGTTCGGTAGAAGAAGCTCTCATGGAGATGTATCTCGCGGGAGTTTCAGTTCGGAGAGTCGAGGACATTACCGAAAGCCTCTGGGGAACCAAGGTCTCACCTTCAACGATCAGCAAACTCAACCAAAAAGTTTTTGTTCAAATCGACGAATGGAGAATCCGTCCGCTTACTGACGAATATCCTTACGTTTACCTGGACGGACTTTACTTGAAGAAGTCTTGGGGTGGAGAAGTTCGTAACGTAGCGATTCTCGTAGCCATAGGGGTTAATTCAGAAGGTTACAGAGAAGTTCTTGGTTCGATGGAAGGAGCCAGAGAAGACAAAGAGAGTTGGCAAGCGTTCCTAAAACATCTTAAGGACCGGGGACTCAGAGGAGTGAACTTAATTATCTCAGACAAATGTTTAGGCTTAGTGGAATCGATTCCTTACTTCTTTCCAGAATCGAAATGGCAGAGGTGTATCGTTCATTTCTACAGGAATGTATTTGGAAAGGCTCCAAGAAGTTCCTTTAAAGTGATTTCACAAATGTTGAAAGCGCTTCATTCTCAGGAAAACAAAGAAGAAGCTTTGAAGAAAGCCAACTTTGTCGCCGAGCGCTTGACTGAAATGAAATTGAAGGAAGCAGCTAAAGTCATCTCCGATGGAATCGAAGAAACTCTCTCTTATATGGATTTTCCTTCCGAGCATTGGAGAAAGATCCGAACCAACAATCCATTAGAAAGAATCATCAAAGAGATCAAGAGAAGAACAAAGGTCGTAGGAGCCTTTCCTGATGGGAAGTCCGCTCTCATGTTAGCCACTGCTCGCCTCAGGCATGTTGCATCAACTAAGTGGGGAACAAAAAAGTATGTTGACATGGAGAAGTTAAAAGAGTTAAAAACTTTAAAGATCATGGCTTGA